The segment CTCAAATTCATCAGGAAAACCTGGAGCGGGAAGAAACCTGGCGTGCGACGCATCGGTAACGCGGCGCAGAGGATACAGTTCCTCATTCCTGAACAAACTCGAAGAAGGGTCGCTCGACGGAGCGTACAACAGAAGGTAAGGGGAGTACACCAATTATGTTAAGAACGCTGGGAGCGATCATCGGTGTGATGGCGGTAGCGACATTGATCACCGAAGGGGTGGTCGTTGCCTTTTACTGGAACCAAGGCACGCTGACGAACGATAGTCTGCAGGACATTAAGATGATCATGCAGGGGATTGATCCTTCGGAGAATGACCCCATTATCGACGAAGAGGACAAAGAGTCGGAGGCTCCTTCCCAGAAGGAAATCTCCAATCTACGAGCCTTACGCGTTGTTGGAATTCACGAACGGGAGAATATCCTCAGTACCATAGGCGAAAACCTGCGAAAAGAAGCTCAGCGGATCGAAGAAGAAAAAACGAGCCTGGAACAGCTGCGAGACAAGTTTCAAAAGGAAATGGAAGAGATCACGCAGCGGAATACATCGACGGAAGTGGAGCGGGCACGCGGTGTTCTGCAGTCACTGAAACCTGACGCCATGAAGGTTGAACATTTGATGACACTTGACCTTGCAGATTGCGTAATCCTCATAAAAGAGATGGAAAACAAAGAAATCGCCAAGATTTTGACGGGATTTTCCGATTCTAATCAAGTAGAGGTACAGGAACGGGGCAAGCAGGTTTTCCAGAATATCTATCAGGGCGAACCGTTGAATTCCGTCGCCCAGAAAACGATGGGTGCTTCCCAACTATAATAAGCTGGCTGTTTGCAGATGATTCCTGCCTCCTAAAAAGACTCAGTACTGGTACTTACAGCGTTCATGGTGAACGCGTTGTGAAGCTGCCGATAATAATACTGAGTTAGCTCATCTCGATTTGAGGATGAAGAGGCGGGGAATGGCCGGGAACGATATATCGAAACAGCTGCAAATCAACTTTCTGCCGGAGAACCTGCGTCCACAGGGAACTGAGCAGGGGTTGTTCGACGTAACCGGTTTGCGTCCCAGCGATTCGGTCTATCAAACCGCGCTTAAAAAGTCTCTCGACGTCGAAAATCGACGCACCGCGACTCCACCCCCAGAATCAAAAACACGCGAACAATATCAATCAGACAAAACTTCTTCGCGCGCAGAGGAACAAGGTCCTTCCCGATCGGAACGTTTCAGCCGGGAGACTCCCGAAGCGAAACAGCGTCAACGAAGCGAACCGGAACGTCCGGTAGACAGGCCAGCCCCGACGCAAACTCGACAATCCTCTGAAGAGAGTGCTCCAGCATCAACAGTGAGCACCGAGTCGCGAGTTGAAACGGATTCGACTCAGAAAATTCAAGAGTCGCAACCTGCTGACAATAGTTCCCTGACCAGTTTCGAAGAGTCTACAGAGAACTCCGCACCGTCCGCGCCTCCTGTAGAGGTCAATCAAGAAACCGTTGATCCGTCAGGCTCGGTCAATGATTCGCTGCTTGCCCTGAGCGAGGTTGTTGCCCAATTATTACAGGACTCTTCCGGTGCTCCGACCGAAGTCAAACCACCCACCAGTTTCGGCAAAGATTTTCTGCAACAGATTCATGCCTCGCAATCCGTAAATGAAGCGACCGCCAATGCTCCCATCATTGAAGGAACTGGGGACGGCAAACTGAGTGTCCCGAGTGAACTCATCCTGGGGTTGATTGCGAATCAGGTCGGTAAACAGTCGAAGTCTGGAGCACCAGCGACACCAGTGGATCCAGCAGCGATTGCCGCTACGATTCAAAAAGTCGTTTCGGAGTTAGTGACTTCATCGACGGAAGCAGGTGCCGATCCGGCGACCGAACAAGTCCAAGCGATTGGAGAAGAACTGATCGAGCAGATCGTCGAGTCCTTTGGTGGAACAGGCGAGGATGACGAACAATCGACGGAAGTGACCGCAGAGGGCTCGACAGTCGAAACTGCTGACATCGTATCGACCGCTACGGGAACGGAATCCAACACACAATCGAACAATGGAAATCAAGTAGTCGCGAATGCGCCGCCCGTGTTGATCAACCCGGAATCAAATCCTGAGTCAACTTCGGGGACAAATCCCGATACGACCGAATCATCCTCGCAGAACGCTTCCGTAACATCAGTTGTCGCTCCTGAATCCCTAGACGGGATTTCTCCGTCTGAAGAAGGGGAAACCACTTCCGAAGCGAATGCGACGGAACAGTCAGAGGCCGCAGCCCGAATTGTTCCAGTGATTAAGGAAACAACGACAACCAAGTCGAATACGACCACAGAAGCAGGACAGTCTTCCGAGTCAACAACACCTTCGGTTACAGAGATCAAACAGGGGGCAACCTCTGAAGTCTCACGTTCTGTAAAATCAGATTCGACAACTGCGAAACAGGGAACCACTGACGCTGCCCCACCGGTTGAAGAGGGAAATCGACTTGCTCAAACAAAACCAGTCACTGCCATCACCTCGGTTACTCCTTCGATCGGTCTTGAACAAGCCGCTTCCAAAGTGACAGCAGAGGGAGCCACCGCGACGAAGACCGAAGTCGCCGCGCAGATCAATGGGATCGAAGCGTCTCCCTCCACAAGAACAGTAAGTACCGATCGTGCGGCCAGTCGCCCGGCAGTCCCACCCTCGACGTTGCCACCTGTTCAATCACAGGAGTTTCTCGAGAAGTTGTCAGACTCCGTACGAATCGCCGACAAAAACAATCAACAATTGAAAGTCCGACTGACTCCACCGCATCTGGGATCGATGAATATCGAAGTCACCCGGCACGATGGCGTGATCACCGCACGTTTGGAAGTTCAGAGTACCGCCGCCCAGCAGCAAGTACTCGACCAGATGGCGGGTCTGAAAGAATCATTACAACAGCAGGGACACCACATTGAACGCATCGAAGTGACGGTACAGGATCCCAATCGCCCTGATCAGAACCAGCAACAGTCGTCGCAACGGGACGATGATCAGGAACCACGACGAGAACCCCGACAACAACAGCAGCAGCAACAACAACGATCAAATCAACAAGAGCAGGGGGATGAAGAAGCGGACGTGACGCTCCAATCCCGTGCTCCGTGGTCGATGGACAATATTGACGTTGAAATTTGATCAATAGCGAGAGCCCGAAACGGAATTCGCGAAAACGAAACAACGACACATTCCTTCAAGGACGAAGTGAAGAACTATGGAAATAGGCGCAACCACTGGTAAAACCAACGCGGGAAACGATTTTGTCGATACCGGAGATACCGGATTCAACGCGTTGACTCCGGAAGACTTCCTGCGAATGCTGATCACTCAGCTGCAAAACCAGGACCCAACACAACCGACGTCGAACGAAGAGCTGCTTAGTCAGCTATCAATGATGCAATCATTGACGTCGAACCGCGATCTCTCCAATACGCTGGAAAAATTGAACAGCGCCCAACTCGATACACTGGCGACACAGCAGCTTAATAACGCCGCGTCGCTTATCGGGAAGAAAGTCCAGGGAAAAACCGAGAGTGGAGTACCTGTGGATGGAGTCGTCGATCGCGCTTTCATGAGCGACGGGGATGTGTACCTTGACGTGGGAGATGTCGAACTGCCGATGTCGTCCGTCAATGGTATCAATCTGGCTGCCTGACCAAATCCGACTGTCGTCGTATCTCAAACCCACTGTTAAAGCGGGCAGACTACGGCAAGTTTACCAGTCAATCCGGATTTGCTTATTTGGTAAAAGGTGGCGGGCCGATACCACAATATACATCACTTGCTACATCGGGTCGCAGACCGGAACCACTTTCTCGTCTGTATTTATTTGATGCCGAACGGCAACTGGTCGATACCAATAATGGTTGTTGAATCGAATCCAAACAACGGACTTCAAACAGCAACTAAAACATCTGAATAATAACTATACCTGTACCACAGGCCTGGGGGGGCTTTCATGGGTCTTACATCTGCGCTAAATACGTCTCTGAACGGGTTGACTCTTAACGAAACCACGATCGACGTATTGGGTAACAATATCGCGAACGCAGGTACGAATGGTTTCAAAGCTTCAACCGTTCTGTTCACGACGCAGCTTTCTCGAACATTGAGCGTCGGTTCGCGACCTTCCTCCGAAAACGGAGGTACTAACCCGCGACAGATCGGTCTCGGTGCAACAACTTCGACCATCGTGCGGGACTTCACGCAGGGGTCGGTGACGAACAGTACCTCTCCTTCCGACCTGGCGATCGAAGGGGACGGTTTCTTCGTCCTGGAAGGGGCAGACGGTAACGTATTCTCCCGTAATGGTAACTTTACCTTGAACAGTGAAAACCTGTTGGTGAATGCTCAGGGTTTGAAAATTCAGGGTTACGGAGTTGATGACGACTTCAACCTGATTAAAACCCAGCTCTCGGATATTGAAATTCCTCTCG is part of the Polystyrenella longa genome and harbors:
- a CDS encoding flagellar hook assembly protein FlgD produces the protein MEIGATTGKTNAGNDFVDTGDTGFNALTPEDFLRMLITQLQNQDPTQPTSNEELLSQLSMMQSLTSNRDLSNTLEKLNSAQLDTLATQQLNNAASLIGKKVQGKTESGVPVDGVVDRAFMSDGDVYLDVGDVELPMSSVNGINLAA
- a CDS encoding flagellar hook-length control protein FliK encodes the protein MAGNDISKQLQINFLPENLRPQGTEQGLFDVTGLRPSDSVYQTALKKSLDVENRRTATPPPESKTREQYQSDKTSSRAEEQGPSRSERFSRETPEAKQRQRSEPERPVDRPAPTQTRQSSEESAPASTVSTESRVETDSTQKIQESQPADNSSLTSFEESTENSAPSAPPVEVNQETVDPSGSVNDSLLALSEVVAQLLQDSSGAPTEVKPPTSFGKDFLQQIHASQSVNEATANAPIIEGTGDGKLSVPSELILGLIANQVGKQSKSGAPATPVDPAAIAATIQKVVSELVTSSTEAGADPATEQVQAIGEELIEQIVESFGGTGEDDEQSTEVTAEGSTVETADIVSTATGTESNTQSNNGNQVVANAPPVLINPESNPESTSGTNPDTTESSSQNASVTSVVAPESLDGISPSEEGETTSEANATEQSEAAARIVPVIKETTTTKSNTTTEAGQSSESTTPSVTEIKQGATSEVSRSVKSDSTTAKQGTTDAAPPVEEGNRLAQTKPVTAITSVTPSIGLEQAASKVTAEGATATKTEVAAQINGIEASPSTRTVSTDRAASRPAVPPSTLPPVQSQEFLEKLSDSVRIADKNNQQLKVRLTPPHLGSMNIEVTRHDGVITARLEVQSTAAQQQVLDQMAGLKESLQQQGHHIERIEVTVQDPNRPDQNQQQSSQRDDDQEPRREPRQQQQQQQQRSNQQEQGDEEADVTLQSRAPWSMDNIDVEI